Part of the Burkholderia humptydooensis genome, ACCGCCCCGACGCGGCGATTCCCGCCGCGTACAAGGAAGCCCCGCCCGGCTGGAAGGTCGCGCAGCCGGCCGACCGCGCGGACCGCGGACCGTGGTGGTCGGTCTACGACGATCCGCAACTGAACGGGCTGATCGACAAGCTCAACGCGTCGAACCAGACCGTCGCGCAATATGCGGCCGCGTACCGGCAGGCGCGCGCGCTCGTCGCCGAGGCGCGCGCGTCGTATTTCCCGACGCTCGGGCTGACCGCGAGCGAATCGCGCGCGTCGAGCGCGCTGTCGTCGGGCACCGCGTCGCGCGGCACGACGCGCACGATCGGCAACACCTACAGCGTCGGGCTCGACGCGTCGTGGGAGCCGGACCTGTGGGGCAAGGTGAGCCGCACGGTCGGCGCGCAGAAGGCGGGCGAAGCGGCCGCCGCCGCCGATCTCGCGAACGCGCGGCTGTCCGCGCAGGCGACGCTCGCGCAGACCTATTTCCAGTTGCGCGCCGCGGACGCGACGCAAAAGCTCCTCGACGACACCGTCGCGTCGTACCAGAAATCGCTGCAGCTCACGCAGAACCAGTATGCGCAGGGCGTCGCCGCGCGCTCGGACGTGATCCAGGCGCAGACGCAACTGCAATCGGCGCAGGCCGCCGCGATCGACAACGGCATCGTGCGCGCGCAGTACGAGCACGCGATCGCGACGCTCGTCGGCGAGCCGGCATCGACGTTCGCGCTGCCGCCGATGCCGCTCACGGCCGAGCCGCCCGCGATGCCGATCGACGTGCCGTCGGCGATTCTCGAGCGGCGGCCCGACGTCGCCGCCGCCGAGCGGCGCGCGGCCGCCGCGAACGAGCAGATCGGCGTCGCGATCGCCGCGTTTTTCCCGACGCTCACGCTGTCCGCCTCAGGCGGCTTCCAGAGCTCGGTGTGGTCGCAGCTCTTCACGCTGCCCGCGCGCTTCTGGTCGGTCGGCCCGCAGCTCGCCGCGACGCTGTTCGACGCGGGCCTGCGCGCCGCGCAGACGGAAGCCGCGCGCGCGACCTACGATCAGGACGTGGCCGCGTACCGGGCCGCGGTGCTGTCCGCGTTCCAGGACGTCGAGGACAACCTCGCGTCGCAGCGCATCCTCGAACAGGAAATCGTCGTGCAGCGGCAGGCGGTCGAGTCCGCGCAGCATGCGCTCGACATCACGCTCAATCAGTACAAGGCGGGCACCGTCGGCTATCTGAACGTGCTGACCGCGCAGACGACCGCGTTCAGCGCGCGGCAGAAACTCACGACGATCATCGGGCAGCGGATGGTGTCGTCGGTCGGGCTCGTGAAGGCGCTGGGCGGCGGATGGGACGTGTCGCAGATCGCGCGCGAGACAGGTGGCGTGCAGGCGCCCGCCGCGCTGCCGGC contains:
- a CDS encoding efflux transporter outer membrane subunit; protein product: MPHVPHPRARRALSAAVAAAAAVLLAGCAVGPDYHRPDAAIPAAYKEAPPGWKVAQPADRADRGPWWSVYDDPQLNGLIDKLNASNQTVAQYAAAYRQARALVAEARASYFPTLGLTASESRASSALSSGTASRGTTRTIGNTYSVGLDASWEPDLWGKVSRTVGAQKAGEAAAAADLANARLSAQATLAQTYFQLRAADATQKLLDDTVASYQKSLQLTQNQYAQGVAARSDVIQAQTQLQSAQAAAIDNGIVRAQYEHAIATLVGEPASTFALPPMPLTAEPPAMPIDVPSAILERRPDVAAAERRAAAANEQIGVAIAAFFPTLTLSASGGFQSSVWSQLFTLPARFWSVGPQLAATLFDAGLRAAQTEAARATYDQDVAAYRAAVLSAFQDVEDNLASQRILEQEIVVQRQAVESAQHALDITLNQYKAGTVGYLNVLTAQTTAFSARQKLTTIIGQRMVSSVGLVKALGGGWDVSQIARETGGVQAPAALPASAPAGAAAPAAAPAAAVRPADRSAAVVATAATDAPAVRTSATPAQ